From a single Synergistota bacterium genomic region:
- a CDS encoding NAD(P)H-hydrate dehydratase, with translation MKLVTAEEMREIDRYAIEKLGIPGIILMENAGLKTVIGMREVIPNLLEKRILIVAGKGNNAGDGFVVARHIFNLGGEVKVALCSPSSEIKGDALINFEIAKNIGVCLLEIGSIDELRMLLDWSDIVVDALLGTGVRGEVKGFFAEVIKEVNLAGKPIVAIDLPSGLEASSGRVYGPCIRANWTFTMCLPKLGLWVYPGAYYSGQIFVVDISVPSWVWEKEFNIKRELLTIPYVRELLPLKRDPQSHKGDFGRVLVIAGSRGFTGAAALTSLGALRIGAGLVYLATPESLNDILETKLTEVIKIPVSDSDGAFDIRSFLDLKEHIEKCDVIVLGPGIGTSPPTKLFVHKLIEEINKPIVIDADGLNCLADNVELLKACKGKVVITPHPGEMARLIGKSTSYVQENRLEVAESFSSETGVVVVLKGARTVISSPDGKIYVNPTGNPGMATGGTGDVLTGMIGGLIAQGLGLTEASCVGVFLHGLSGDIVASKKGELSLIASDLLDFLPEAIKEVCSA, from the coding sequence ATGAAACTGGTAACTGCTGAGGAAATGAGAGAGATAGATAGATATGCGATTGAAAAGCTTGGTATTCCTGGCATTATATTAATGGAAAATGCTGGACTTAAGACGGTTATAGGAATGCGAGAGGTTATACCTAATTTATTGGAAAAGAGAATTCTAATAGTTGCGGGTAAGGGGAACAACGCTGGGGATGGTTTTGTAGTAGCAAGACATATATTTAATTTAGGAGGAGAAGTGAAGGTTGCCCTTTGCTCTCCTTCATCTGAGATAAAGGGAGATGCGCTAATCAATTTTGAAATTGCTAAAAATATAGGAGTGTGCCTTCTCGAGATAGGATCTATAGACGAACTTAGAATGCTTTTGGATTGGAGTGATATAGTCGTAGATGCCCTTTTAGGGACAGGTGTAAGAGGAGAGGTAAAAGGCTTCTTTGCAGAGGTTATAAAAGAGGTTAATCTTGCGGGTAAACCTATAGTTGCTATAGATCTTCCATCAGGTTTAGAGGCTTCATCAGGGAGGGTTTATGGTCCTTGTATTAGAGCTAATTGGACTTTTACGATGTGCTTACCTAAACTTGGACTTTGGGTTTATCCTGGAGCCTATTATAGTGGGCAGATATTTGTCGTCGATATAAGCGTTCCATCCTGGGTTTGGGAAAAGGAATTCAATATAAAGAGGGAGTTATTAACCATCCCTTATGTAAGGGAACTGTTGCCTCTTAAAAGGGATCCACAATCTCACAAAGGTGACTTTGGAAGAGTTCTTGTAATAGCGGGCTCCCGAGGTTTTACTGGTGCAGCAGCTTTAACCTCTCTTGGAGCTCTTAGAATAGGGGCTGGTTTAGTTTATCTAGCTACTCCTGAAAGTTTAAATGATATTTTAGAGACTAAACTTACGGAGGTAATTAAAATACCTGTTTCGGATAGTGATGGAGCTTTTGATATAAGGTCTTTTTTAGACCTTAAAGAGCATATAGAGAAGTGTGATGTAATAGTGCTTGGTCCTGGGATAGGAACGTCACCTCCTACTAAGCTTTTTGTCCATAAGCTAATTGAGGAGATTAATAAGCCGATAGTAATAGATGCGGATGGCTTAAACTGCTTAGCGGATAATGTGGAGTTACTAAAGGCTTGTAAGGGTAAGGTCGTTATAACTCCTCATCCTGGGGAGATGGCTCGTCTTATAGGTAAAAGCACCTCTTATGTTCAGGAAAATAGGCTTGAGGTTGCAGAAAGCTTTTCCTCTGAAACAGGTGTGGTAGTAGTTTTGAAAGGAGCAAGGACCGTCATATCTTCTCCAGATGGAAAGATCTATGTTAACCCTACGGGGAATCCGGGAATGGCTACCGGTGGAACAGGAGATGTCTTAACAGGGATGATAGGAGGGTTAATAGCTCAGGGATTAGGTCTTACGGAAGCAAGTTGTGTAGGGGTTTTTCTTCATGGATTGAGCGGTGATATAGTGGCTTCCAAAAAAGGAGAGCTATCTCTTATAGCCTCGGATTTGCTTGATTTTCTTCCCGAGGCCATTAAAGAGGTGTGTTCAGCTTGA
- the acpS gene encoding holo-ACP synthase, translating into MGVDIVRISRFKKLNRRVLERIFTSRERDMFLEGRLESIAVNFAAKEAFIKAFGKLLSWKDIEVLREENGKPCMVLSGRTKALVEEKGLKHIHLSLSHDGDYALAFLILEGVGKNETGNC; encoded by the coding sequence ATAGGTGTTGATATCGTTAGAATAAGTAGATTCAAGAAATTGAATAGAAGGGTTTTGGAAAGAATCTTTACTTCGAGGGAGCGAGATATGTTCTTGGAGGGAAGGTTAGAGAGCATTGCTGTAAACTTCGCTGCTAAGGAAGCATTTATTAAAGCTTTCGGTAAGCTTTTAAGTTGGAAAGATATAGAAGTTTTAAGAGAGGAGAACGGAAAGCCCTGTATGGTTTTAAGCGGAAGGACAAAAGCGCTTGTTGAGGAGAAAGGCCTAAAACATATACATCTTTCATTATCACATGATGGGGATTACGCTCTTGCCTTTCTCATTTTAGAGGGGGTAGGTAAAAATGAAACTGGTAACTGCTGA
- the aspS gene encoding aspartate--tRNA ligase, with amino-acid sequence MIELLGDWKRSSYCGELSEGDIGKEVTLMGWVNRERDHGGLTFIDLRDRTGIVQLVFGPDIEPKAHEKAKKVRSEYVIAVKGEVKRRPSGTENPALKTGNIEVWCREIKILNTSLTPSFSIADDIDVDENVRLRFRYLDLRRPKMQSNIILRHKAALWIRNFLSSQGFLEIETPFLTKSTPEGARDYLVPSRVNPGCFYALPQSPQLFKQIFMIAGFDRYFQIVRCFRDEDLRADRQPEFTQIDMEMSFPSEEDIFDISERMITGLFKELINVEIERPFLRMPYSEAMLKYGSDKPDLRFGLEISDVTCVFKDTKVKIFREIIDKGGKIRAIRVPEGQKLSRKDLDELVELARAFGAKGLAWFVFASDGVRSPLAKFLDESELMLFKKALSVETGDVVLVGADENEEKLAEYMGRVRLALPEKLGIRLQGYKFLWVVDFPLLQWNEEEKRYEAVHHPFTSPKEEDIYLLDSEPLKVRARAYDMVLNGIELGGGSIRIHNAELQSKIFKLLNIGEEEAKEKFGFLLEALSYGAPPHGGIAFGFDRLVMLLAGENSIREVIAFPKTQKAICLMTGAPSPVTEKQLKELHIEVKL; translated from the coding sequence GTGATAGAGTTATTAGGGGACTGGAAAAGAAGTTCCTATTGTGGTGAGCTTAGCGAAGGCGATATAGGTAAGGAAGTCACCTTAATGGGTTGGGTAAATAGAGAGAGAGATCATGGGGGGTTAACGTTTATAGATTTAAGAGATAGAACTGGTATAGTTCAGCTTGTTTTTGGTCCAGATATAGAACCGAAAGCACATGAAAAGGCCAAAAAGGTCCGTTCAGAATATGTTATAGCTGTTAAGGGAGAGGTAAAGAGAAGACCTTCTGGAACGGAAAACCCCGCTTTAAAGACAGGTAATATAGAGGTGTGGTGTAGGGAGATAAAGATATTAAATACCTCTTTGACTCCTTCTTTCTCTATAGCAGATGATATAGATGTTGATGAGAACGTTAGGCTAAGGTTTAGATATCTTGACCTAAGGAGACCTAAGATGCAGAGTAATATAATTTTAAGACACAAGGCTGCTCTTTGGATTAGAAACTTTTTATCCTCTCAGGGTTTTCTTGAGATAGAGACTCCTTTTTTGACTAAAAGTACTCCTGAAGGTGCAAGGGATTATCTTGTTCCAAGCAGGGTTAACCCTGGTTGCTTTTATGCTCTTCCTCAATCTCCTCAGCTTTTTAAGCAGATATTTATGATAGCTGGTTTCGATAGGTATTTTCAAATAGTAAGATGCTTTAGAGATGAGGACTTGAGGGCTGATAGGCAGCCAGAGTTTACTCAGATAGATATGGAAATGAGTTTTCCGAGTGAAGAAGATATTTTTGATATAAGTGAGAGAATGATAACTGGTTTGTTTAAAGAATTGATAAATGTGGAGATCGAAAGACCTTTTTTGAGAATGCCTTATAGTGAGGCAATGCTTAAATATGGTTCAGATAAGCCTGATTTAAGGTTCGGCTTAGAGATAAGCGATGTGACATGTGTTTTTAAGGATACAAAAGTAAAAATATTTAGAGAGATTATAGATAAAGGCGGGAAGATTAGAGCTATAAGGGTTCCTGAAGGTCAGAAGCTTTCTCGTAAGGATCTGGACGAGCTTGTAGAGTTAGCAAGGGCTTTTGGTGCTAAAGGGCTTGCATGGTTTGTTTTTGCTTCTGATGGTGTAAGATCTCCATTGGCTAAGTTTTTAGATGAAAGCGAGTTGATGTTGTTTAAGAAAGCCTTATCTGTGGAAACTGGGGATGTGGTTTTAGTAGGGGCTGATGAGAACGAGGAAAAACTTGCTGAATATATGGGGAGAGTTAGGCTTGCCCTTCCTGAGAAGCTTGGTATAAGGCTTCAGGGATATAAGTTTCTTTGGGTTGTGGACTTTCCTCTTCTTCAATGGAACGAAGAAGAAAAAAGATATGAAGCTGTTCATCATCCATTTACTTCGCCTAAGGAGGAGGATATTTATCTTCTTGATTCGGAACCATTAAAGGTTAGGGCAAGGGCCTATGATATGGTGCTAAACGGCATTGAACTTGGAGGAGGAAGCATAAGAATACATAATGCTGAGCTTCAGTCTAAGATCTTTAAGCTTTTAAATATAGGAGAGGAAGAGGCAAAGGAGAAGTTTGGTTTTCTCTTGGAGGCCCTTTCTTATGGTGCACCGCCTCACGGTGGGATAGCCTTCGGTTTTGATAGACTAGTAATGCTTCTTGCTGGTGAAAACAGCATTAGAGAGGTTATAGCCTTTCCTAAGACTCAAAAGGCTATCTGTTTGATGACCGGGGCTCCTTCTCCTGTTACAGAGAAGCAGCTTAAAGAGCTTCATATAGAGGTGAAGCTTTAA
- the hisS gene encoding histidine--tRNA ligase, protein MGIAAPRGVRDILPGETEKWRFVEGVAYELARKYNYKEIIIPIFEHTELFSRGIGEATDIVMKEMYTFEDKAGRSLTLRPEATASIVRAYLEHHLEQKPQPQKFYFFGPMFRYERPQAGRYRQFWQLDFEALGSPDPLLDVEVIALAWDLMFSLGIRNLEVQINSIGCPKCKEPYKAVLKEYLSDKLSLLCEDCQRRYELNVLRILDCKKESCRAIVEGAPKMVDHLCADCKSHFEDVKEGLDLLSLPYVLNPYLVRGLDYYTRTTFEIMSDRLGAQNALCGGGRYDLLAFEVGGIVVPAVGFAAGLERIIMVLEEEGLLKDIERGIDLFLISLGDEAKKQAFKLLYILRREGFSVDMDYMDKNIKAQMKLADQKKAKRVLILGEDELSSGVVKIKDMESGKQDEVPIGEILAYFRRCKR, encoded by the coding sequence ATGGGAATTGCCGCTCCACGAGGTGTAAGAGATATACTTCCTGGGGAAACGGAAAAGTGGAGGTTTGTAGAGGGCGTAGCTTACGAGCTTGCAAGAAAGTATAACTATAAAGAGATAATTATACCTATTTTTGAACATACAGAGCTTTTTTCTAGAGGTATAGGGGAAGCTACGGATATAGTCATGAAGGAAATGTATACTTTTGAGGATAAAGCTGGAAGAAGTTTGACACTGAGACCAGAGGCCACCGCTTCTATAGTCAGAGCCTACTTAGAGCATCACCTTGAACAAAAGCCCCAACCGCAGAAATTTTACTTTTTTGGTCCCATGTTTAGGTATGAGAGGCCACAGGCTGGAAGGTATAGACAGTTTTGGCAGTTGGATTTTGAGGCTTTAGGTTCTCCTGATCCTCTATTGGATGTTGAGGTAATAGCTTTGGCTTGGGATTTAATGTTTTCCCTAGGAATTAGGAACTTAGAGGTTCAAATAAATAGTATAGGGTGTCCTAAGTGTAAAGAGCCTTATAAAGCTGTCTTAAAAGAATACCTTTCTGATAAGCTTTCTCTTTTATGTGAGGATTGCCAGAGAAGATATGAACTTAATGTTTTAAGAATTCTTGACTGTAAAAAGGAGAGTTGTAGAGCTATCGTAGAGGGAGCTCCAAAGATGGTAGATCATCTTTGTGCTGATTGTAAATCTCACTTTGAAGATGTGAAGGAAGGATTGGATTTGCTTTCTTTACCTTATGTTTTAAATCCTTATCTTGTTAGAGGTTTGGATTATTATACAAGAACAACTTTTGAAATAATGTCAGATAGACTAGGTGCTCAGAACGCTCTGTGTGGTGGTGGAAGATACGATCTCCTCGCTTTTGAAGTAGGGGGCATTGTGGTTCCAGCTGTAGGTTTTGCTGCTGGTTTGGAGAGAATTATCATGGTTTTAGAGGAAGAGGGATTGCTCAAAGATATAGAAAGGGGTATAGACTTATTTTTGATATCTTTGGGAGACGAGGCTAAAAAGCAAGCCTTTAAGCTGCTTTATATTCTAAGAAGGGAAGGATTTTCGGTTGACATGGACTACATGGATAAAAATATAAAAGCTCAAATGAAACTTGCGGACCAGAAAAAGGCGAAAAGGGTTTTGATACTTGGAGAAGATGAGCTTTCTTCAGGAGTTGTTAAAATAAAAGATATGGAAAGCGGGAAACAAGACGAGGTTCCTATTGGCGAGATCCTGGCCTACTTTAGGAGGTGTAAAAGGTGA